A region of Oryzias latipes chromosome 18, ASM223467v1 DNA encodes the following proteins:
- the LOC105356463 gene encoding macrophage mannose receptor 1-like produces the protein MQWNLILLILMAQSWSITGQLYEYKYLNTPETWEEAQQYCIQHHTDLATVTNMTDMKRLREAAKNNVPNTGAWIGLQRPQTTNRKWHWSLPGLEFNETNWGFGESSTHDQYCGAIRKDLTWVDHECGANKSFICYNDSDTSERFYFIKEVKTWFEAQRFCRDKHTDLVSGLQQLRDEQLNKTIDSKSFDFVYIGLFNDDWEWSNGSSFSFRQWDENNYDDKDDHNYTMLTQSGMSKTKNNNKPFFCYEDHVILIKENRSWEEALYYCRHHHHDLVTITNMDEQRWVQEKTKNASSPFVWTGLRYTCTLGFWFWVSDEVVHYKNWASPGQVNECDMSGAMQTGGEHKWFKKHDEEKFNFFCSK, from the exons ATGCAATGGAATCTGATTCTGCTCATTCTGATGG ctCAGTCTTGGTCCATCACAGGTCAGCTATATGAGTATAAATACCTGAATACACCAGAGACCTGGGAGGAGGCTCAGCAGTACTGCATCCAACATCACACTGACCTGGCCACAGTGACTAACATGACAGACATGAAGAGGCTCAGGGAAGCAGCAAAGAACAATGTTCCAAATACAGGAGCGTGGATCGGCCTGCAACGGCCCCAAacaacaaacaggaagtggcacTGGTCTCTGCCTGGACTGGAGTTCAATGAAACTAACTGGGGTTTTGGTGAATCTAGCACACATGACCAGTATTGTGGGGCTATAAGGAAAGACCTCACATGGGTGGATCATGAGTGTGGTGCTAATAAATCTTTCATTTGCTATAACG ACAGCGACACATCTGAGAGATTTTACTTCATTAAAGAAGTAAAGACCTGGTTTGAAGCTCAGAGGTTCTGCAGGGACAAACACACTGACCTGGTCAGTGGACTGCAGCAGCTACGAGATGAACAACTGAACAAAACCATTGACTCTAAatcttttgattttgtttacatCGGTTTATTCAATGATGACTGGGAGTGGTCCAATGGCAGCAGTTTCTCTTTCAGACAGTGGGATGAAAACAATTATGATGATAAAGATGATCATAATTATACCATGTTAACTCAATCAGGAATGTCAAAAactaagaataataataaacccTTCTTCTGTTATGAAG ATCATGTGATCCTGATCAAAGAGAACAGATCCTGGGAGGAGGCCTTATACTACTGCAGACATCACCACCATGACCTGGTCACCATCACTAACATGGATGAACAGAGATGGGTCCAGGAGAAAACCAAGAATGCCTCCTCTCCCTTTGTGTGGACTGGACTGCGCTACACCTGCACTCtggggttctggttctgggtcaGTGACGAGGTGGTCCACTACAAGAACTGGGCTTCACCTGGACAGGTGAATGAGTGTGACATGTCAGGAGCCATGCAGACAGGAGGAGAACACAAGTGGTTCAAGAAACATGATGAGGAGAagttcaactttttctgttcaaaGTGA